A genomic region of Brienomyrus brachyistius isolate T26 chromosome 6, BBRACH_0.4, whole genome shotgun sequence contains the following coding sequences:
- the ccm2l gene encoding cerebral cavernous malformations 2 protein-like isoform X1 — protein MEYEPKKHKKGLVSPIRRLVFPKSGRKQVDRGGLYRRPLHTVPLYPPDYLIHPERLIFDYLEKEVKFLGHLTWVSCSLNPSSRDELLQLLDTARTLKVLPFKLSQEQDCILSLSARCLLLTWRDNEKLLLRIPTHEIAAASYLRDDALHLLVLKTGLNVDTVVADGSLEKKPGGIEGRRQTVSNTDPRPSGGTMERRHTICGVDWKPSSRHEAKQTAGGGGVGVGVQGGVQGGGGGTSTGGSLERKRVSGSWERKQTHKAGGSWDRRPIGGSWERRNTSAIGGSWEKRHGGKPGGSWEKKQTPGGSWERRHACTGSWERGKSYGSWERRNHNPLEPTPCPDAYCNLVILAVENRDAAEEYCALICQMFQIIYGHQSIECVDRAGYHYTTPDNYWLQRSDSCLTDMTYGYDADFSCCSSFDGSHETFDPYYSENYSESSSLSLHDSYCSAASVHSDGEPSSEGLQLMQEYMITLRSRLSPQEIQQFALLLREYRMGAPIQEFCSDLLQLYGDTRKFLLLGMRPFIPDKDVGIFESFLEGIGIREGGILTDSFGRIKRSMSSTSATAVRGYDSWSLPSGSQDFNRMITDITHDIEALGFEEGEGDIEEEDYYL, from the exons ATGGAGTATGAGCCCAAGAAACATAAAAAG GGATTAGTTTCCCCCATCAGACGCTTGGTCTTCCCCAAGTCGGGGCGCAAGCAGGTGGACAGGGGGGGTCTGTACCGGCGGCCCCTCCATACTGTCCCACTTTATCCTCCAGATTACCTCATCCACCCCGAAAGGCTGATCTTCGATTATCTGGAAAAAGAGGTGAAG TTCCTTGGCCATTTGACCTGGGTTTCCTGTTCCTTAAACCCATCTAGTCGTGAtgagctgctgcagctgctggacACTGCCCGG ACGTTAAAGGTGCTGCCCTTCAAGTTGAGCCAAGAGCAGGACTGCATCCTTAGCCTGTCGGCTCGCTGCCTGCTGCTCACCTGGCGAGACAATGAGAAGCTCTTGCTGCGAATCCCCACACATGAGATTGCTGCCGCCTCCTATCTGCGAGATGATGCACTGCACCTCCTAGTGCTGAAAACAG GCCTGAATGTGGACACAGTAGTTGCAGATGGCAGTTTAGAAAAGAAGCCGGGAGGTATTGAGGGACGCCGGCAGACAGTCAGCAATACTGATCCACGCCCATCAGGGGGCACTATGGAGCGTCGACACACCATCTGTGGAGTGGATTGGAAGCCTTCTTCCAGACATGAGGCCAAACAAACGGCAGGTGGAGGTGGAGTAGGAGTAGGAGTCCAGGGTGGGGTCCAAGGAGGAGGTGGGGGGACAAGTACTGGGGGAAGCTTAGAGCGAAAGCGAGTGAGCGGGAGCTGGGAGCGCAAACAGACCCACAAAGCAGGAGGGAGTTGGGACCGCCGGCCCATTGGGGGGAGCTGGGAAAGGCGAAACACCAGTGCGATAGGTGGGAGCTGGGAGAAGAGGCACGGCGGCAAGCCAGGGGGcagctgggaaaaaaaacaaacaccagGGGGCAGCTGGGAGCGAAGGCACGCCTGCACAGGCAGCTGGGAGAGGGGCAAGTCCTACGGAAGCTGGGAGAGACGGAATCACAACCCCCTGGAGCCTACTCCCTGCCCGGACGCCTACTGTAACCTGGTGATACTGGCAGTGGAAAACAGG GATGCTGCGGAGGAGTACTGTGCTTTGATCTGCCAGATGTTTCAGATCATATATGGACACCAAAGTATTGAGTGTGTGGATCGAGCTGGCTACCATTACACTACCCCTGACAACTACTGGCTACAGAGGA GTGACAGCTGCCTGACAGATATGACATATGGTTACGATGCAGATTTCAGCTGCTGCAGCTCTTT CGATGGATCACATGAGACCTTTGACCCTTACTACAGTGAGAACTACAGTGAGagctcctccctctccctccatgACTCCTACTGCAGTGCAGCCTCAGTACACAGTGATGGAGAGCCTAGCAGCGAAGGCTTACAGCTCATGCAGGAGTACATGATTACA CTAAGAAGTAGACTGAGTCCCCAGGAGATCCAGCAGTTTGCACTCCTCCTGCGGGAATACCGAATGGGTGCACCTATCCAGGAGTTTTGTTCAGACCTCCTCCAGCTGTATGGAGATACCAGAAAATTCCTGTTGCTTG GCATGAGGCCCTTCATCCCAGACAAAGACGTTGGCATCTTTGAGAGCTTTCTAGAAGGTATTGGGATACGGGAAGGTGGGATCCTGACAGACAGCTTCGGCCGCATCAAGCGCAGCATGAGCAGCACCTCTGCAACAGCCGTGCGTGGCTACGACAGCTGGTCCCTCCCTTCTGGCTCGCAGGACTTCAACAGGATGATCACTGACATCACGCATGACATTGAGGCGCTGGGCTTCGAGGAGGGTGAAGGAGACATTGAGGAAGAGGACTACTACCTGTGA
- the ccm2l gene encoding cerebral cavernous malformations 2 protein-like isoform X3 gives MSCCSCWTLPGFDCRLVLFTHPSDLPASCGTLKVLPFKLSQEQDCILSLSARCLLLTWRDNEKLLLRIPTHEIAAASYLRDDALHLLVLKTGLNVDTVVADGSLEKKPGGIEGRRQTVSNTDPRPSGGTMERRHTICGVDWKPSSRHEAKQTAGGGGVGVGVQGGVQGGGGGTSTGGSLERKRVSGSWERKQTHKAGGSWDRRPIGGSWERRNTSAIGGSWEKRHGGKPGGSWEKKQTPGGSWERRHACTGSWERGKSYGSWERRNHNPLEPTPCPDAYCNLVILAVENRDAAEEYCALICQMFQIIYGHQSIECVDRAGYHYTTPDNYWLQRSDSCLTDMTYGYDADFSCCSSFDGSHETFDPYYSENYSESSSLSLHDSYCSAASVHSDGEPSSEGLQLMQEYMITLRSRLSPQEIQQFALLLREYRMGAPIQEFCSDLLQLYGDTRKFLLLGMRPFIPDKDVGIFESFLEGIGIREGGILTDSFGRIKRSMSSTSATAVRGYDSWSLPSGSQDFNRMITDITHDIEALGFEEGEGDIEEEDYYL, from the exons AtgagctgctgcagctgctggacACTGCCCGG ATTTGATTGCAGATTAGTGTTGTTTACTCATCCATCTGATCTGCCAGCAAGCTGTGGG ACGTTAAAGGTGCTGCCCTTCAAGTTGAGCCAAGAGCAGGACTGCATCCTTAGCCTGTCGGCTCGCTGCCTGCTGCTCACCTGGCGAGACAATGAGAAGCTCTTGCTGCGAATCCCCACACATGAGATTGCTGCCGCCTCCTATCTGCGAGATGATGCACTGCACCTCCTAGTGCTGAAAACAG GCCTGAATGTGGACACAGTAGTTGCAGATGGCAGTTTAGAAAAGAAGCCGGGAGGTATTGAGGGACGCCGGCAGACAGTCAGCAATACTGATCCACGCCCATCAGGGGGCACTATGGAGCGTCGACACACCATCTGTGGAGTGGATTGGAAGCCTTCTTCCAGACATGAGGCCAAACAAACGGCAGGTGGAGGTGGAGTAGGAGTAGGAGTCCAGGGTGGGGTCCAAGGAGGAGGTGGGGGGACAAGTACTGGGGGAAGCTTAGAGCGAAAGCGAGTGAGCGGGAGCTGGGAGCGCAAACAGACCCACAAAGCAGGAGGGAGTTGGGACCGCCGGCCCATTGGGGGGAGCTGGGAAAGGCGAAACACCAGTGCGATAGGTGGGAGCTGGGAGAAGAGGCACGGCGGCAAGCCAGGGGGcagctgggaaaaaaaacaaacaccagGGGGCAGCTGGGAGCGAAGGCACGCCTGCACAGGCAGCTGGGAGAGGGGCAAGTCCTACGGAAGCTGGGAGAGACGGAATCACAACCCCCTGGAGCCTACTCCCTGCCCGGACGCCTACTGTAACCTGGTGATACTGGCAGTGGAAAACAGG GATGCTGCGGAGGAGTACTGTGCTTTGATCTGCCAGATGTTTCAGATCATATATGGACACCAAAGTATTGAGTGTGTGGATCGAGCTGGCTACCATTACACTACCCCTGACAACTACTGGCTACAGAGGA GTGACAGCTGCCTGACAGATATGACATATGGTTACGATGCAGATTTCAGCTGCTGCAGCTCTTT CGATGGATCACATGAGACCTTTGACCCTTACTACAGTGAGAACTACAGTGAGagctcctccctctccctccatgACTCCTACTGCAGTGCAGCCTCAGTACACAGTGATGGAGAGCCTAGCAGCGAAGGCTTACAGCTCATGCAGGAGTACATGATTACA CTAAGAAGTAGACTGAGTCCCCAGGAGATCCAGCAGTTTGCACTCCTCCTGCGGGAATACCGAATGGGTGCACCTATCCAGGAGTTTTGTTCAGACCTCCTCCAGCTGTATGGAGATACCAGAAAATTCCTGTTGCTTG GCATGAGGCCCTTCATCCCAGACAAAGACGTTGGCATCTTTGAGAGCTTTCTAGAAGGTATTGGGATACGGGAAGGTGGGATCCTGACAGACAGCTTCGGCCGCATCAAGCGCAGCATGAGCAGCACCTCTGCAACAGCCGTGCGTGGCTACGACAGCTGGTCCCTCCCTTCTGGCTCGCAGGACTTCAACAGGATGATCACTGACATCACGCATGACATTGAGGCGCTGGGCTTCGAGGAGGGTGAAGGAGACATTGAGGAAGAGGACTACTACCTGTGA
- the ccm2l gene encoding cerebral cavernous malformations 2 protein-like isoform X2, whose protein sequence is MEYEPKKHKKGLVSPIRRLVFPKSGRKQVDRGGLYRRPLHTVPLYPPDYLIHPERLIFDYLEKEVKFLGHLTWVSCSLNPSSRDELLQLLDTARTLKVLPFKLSQEQDCILSLSARCLLLTWRDNEKLLLRIPTHEIAAASYLRDDALHLLVLKTGLNVDTVVADGSLEKKPGGIEGRRQTVSNTDPRPSGGTMERRHTICGVDWKPSSRHEAKQTAGGGGVGVGVQGGVQGGGGGTSTGGSLERKRVSGSWERKQTHKAGGSWDRRPIGGSWERRNTSAIGGSWEKRHGGKPGGSWEKKQTPGGSWERRHACTGSWERGKSYGSWERRNHNPLEPTPCPDAYCNLVILAVENRDAAEEYCALICQMFQIIYGHQSIECVDRAGYHYTTPDNYWLQRSDSCLTDMTYGYDADFSCCSSFDGSHETFDPYYSENYSESSSLSLHDSYCSAASVHSDGEPSSEGLQLMQEYMITLRSRLSPQEIQQFALLLREYRMGAPIQEFCSDLLQLYGDTRKFLLLEQSLLMELYEEYKDVIAKKGNTVAINTARELAGQRIAD, encoded by the exons ATGGAGTATGAGCCCAAGAAACATAAAAAG GGATTAGTTTCCCCCATCAGACGCTTGGTCTTCCCCAAGTCGGGGCGCAAGCAGGTGGACAGGGGGGGTCTGTACCGGCGGCCCCTCCATACTGTCCCACTTTATCCTCCAGATTACCTCATCCACCCCGAAAGGCTGATCTTCGATTATCTGGAAAAAGAGGTGAAG TTCCTTGGCCATTTGACCTGGGTTTCCTGTTCCTTAAACCCATCTAGTCGTGAtgagctgctgcagctgctggacACTGCCCGG ACGTTAAAGGTGCTGCCCTTCAAGTTGAGCCAAGAGCAGGACTGCATCCTTAGCCTGTCGGCTCGCTGCCTGCTGCTCACCTGGCGAGACAATGAGAAGCTCTTGCTGCGAATCCCCACACATGAGATTGCTGCCGCCTCCTATCTGCGAGATGATGCACTGCACCTCCTAGTGCTGAAAACAG GCCTGAATGTGGACACAGTAGTTGCAGATGGCAGTTTAGAAAAGAAGCCGGGAGGTATTGAGGGACGCCGGCAGACAGTCAGCAATACTGATCCACGCCCATCAGGGGGCACTATGGAGCGTCGACACACCATCTGTGGAGTGGATTGGAAGCCTTCTTCCAGACATGAGGCCAAACAAACGGCAGGTGGAGGTGGAGTAGGAGTAGGAGTCCAGGGTGGGGTCCAAGGAGGAGGTGGGGGGACAAGTACTGGGGGAAGCTTAGAGCGAAAGCGAGTGAGCGGGAGCTGGGAGCGCAAACAGACCCACAAAGCAGGAGGGAGTTGGGACCGCCGGCCCATTGGGGGGAGCTGGGAAAGGCGAAACACCAGTGCGATAGGTGGGAGCTGGGAGAAGAGGCACGGCGGCAAGCCAGGGGGcagctgggaaaaaaaacaaacaccagGGGGCAGCTGGGAGCGAAGGCACGCCTGCACAGGCAGCTGGGAGAGGGGCAAGTCCTACGGAAGCTGGGAGAGACGGAATCACAACCCCCTGGAGCCTACTCCCTGCCCGGACGCCTACTGTAACCTGGTGATACTGGCAGTGGAAAACAGG GATGCTGCGGAGGAGTACTGTGCTTTGATCTGCCAGATGTTTCAGATCATATATGGACACCAAAGTATTGAGTGTGTGGATCGAGCTGGCTACCATTACACTACCCCTGACAACTACTGGCTACAGAGGA GTGACAGCTGCCTGACAGATATGACATATGGTTACGATGCAGATTTCAGCTGCTGCAGCTCTTT CGATGGATCACATGAGACCTTTGACCCTTACTACAGTGAGAACTACAGTGAGagctcctccctctccctccatgACTCCTACTGCAGTGCAGCCTCAGTACACAGTGATGGAGAGCCTAGCAGCGAAGGCTTACAGCTCATGCAGGAGTACATGATTACA CTAAGAAGTAGACTGAGTCCCCAGGAGATCCAGCAGTTTGCACTCCTCCTGCGGGAATACCGAATGGGTGCACCTATCCAGGAGTTTTGTTCAGACCTCCTCCAGCTGTATGGAGATACCAGAAAATTCCTGTTGCTTG aacaatcgctgctgatggagctgtatgaagAATACAAAGATGTAATCgctaaaaaaggcaatactgtggccataaatacagccagggagttggctGGGCAAAGAATTGCAGACTGA